The following proteins come from a genomic window of Eubalaena glacialis isolate mEubGla1 chromosome X, mEubGla1.1.hap2.+ XY, whole genome shotgun sequence:
- the LOC133082254 gene encoding LOW QUALITY PROTEIN: exportin-6-like (The sequence of the model RefSeq protein was modified relative to this genomic sequence to represent the inferred CDS: inserted 4 bases in 3 codons; substituted 3 bases at 3 genomic stop codons) translates to MASEEASLGALESLMAEFFHDCTTNERKREIEELLDNFAQQIGAWRFCLYFLSSTRNDYVMMYSLTVFENLINKMWLGVPSQDKMEIRSCLSKLLLAHRKTLPYFIWNKLCKVIVDIGRQDWPIFYHDFFTNTLQLIQSPVTTPLGLIMLKTTSEELACPSEDLSVARKEELRKLLLEQVQTVLGLLTGILETVWDKHSVTATTPPPSPTSGESGDLLSNLLQSPGSAKLLNQPIPILDAESEYICSLALECLAHLFSWIPLSASIIPSLLTTIFHFACFGCDIRARKMASVNGSSQNCVSGQECGRLEVLAMSCINELMSKNCVPVEFEDYLLHMFQQTFHLLQKITKDNNAHTVKRRLEELDESYIEKFTDLLQLFVSVHLRRIESYSQFPMVEFLTVLFKYTFHQPTHEGYFSCLDIWTLFLDYLTRKTKSRLGDKEAVLNRYEDALVLLLMEVLNRIHFRYNXAQLEELDDKTLHDDQQTEWQWYLRQSLEVVAKVMELLPTHAFSTLFPVLQDNLEVYLGSQQFIVTSGSGHRLNITAENDCQRLHCSLRDLSSLLQAVGHLAEYFIGDVFAVRFSDALTVVERLVKVTLYGFQIKLYNIETAVPSVLKPDLIDVHAXPLAALQAYAHWLAQYCSEAHRQNTQPFVTLISTTMDTVTALISTKVRDKLLLSACHSLVSLATTVRPXLISIPAVQKVFNRITDASTQQLVDKAQVLVCRALCNILLLPWPNIPENEQQWPVRSINHASLTSALSRDYCNLKPNAVAPQRKMPLDDTKVIIHQTLSVLEDIVENISGESAKSQQISYRSLQESVQVSPAXFPAFIHQSDVSDEMLSFFPTLFRGLRVQMGVPFTEQIIQTFLNMFTRERLAESILHEGSTGCRVVEKFLKILQVVVQEPGQVFKPFLPSIISLCIEQVYPVITERRSPDVKAELSELLFQMLHHTWRCFFKSTVLASVQRGIAEEQLENEPQCSAIMQAFGQSFLQPDIYLFKXNLFYLETLNTKRKLYHXKIFRTTMLFQFVNVLLQILVHKSHDLLQEEIGIAIYSMASVDFDGFFAAFLPEFLTSCDGVDANQKNVLGRNFKMDGDLPSFTQNVHSLVNDLRYYRLCNDRLPPGTVKL, encoded by the exons ATGGCATCTGAAGAAGCCTCTCTCGGGGCATTGGAAAGTCTGATGGCAGAGTTTTTCCACGACTGTACAACCAATGAAAGAAAACGTGAGATAGAGGAACTTCTTGATAACTTTGCTCAGCAAATAGGAGCCTGGAGATTCTGCCTGTATTTTCTCTCCAGCACTAGGAATGACTATGTAATGATGTACAGTTTAACGGTTTTTGAGAATCTGATCAATAAAATGTGGCTTGGGGTCCCATCTCAGGATAAGATGGAAATCCGTAGCTGCCTGTCCAAACTCCTCTTGGCTCACCGCAAAACCTTACCTTACTTCATCTGGAACAAGCTCTGCAAAGTGATTGTTGACATTGGCCGTCAAGATTGGCCCATATTCTACCATGACTTTTTTACTAACACTTTACAGTTGATCCAGTCCCCTGTGACAACTCCCCTCGGGCTGATCATGTTGAAGACAACTTCAGAAGAGCTGGCTTGTCCCAGTGAGGACCTCAGCGTGGCTCGGAAGGAGGAGTTGCGAAAGCTGCTGCTGGAACAGGTGCAGACAGTGCTTGGGCTACTGACAGGTATCTTGGAGACTGTCTGGGACAAACACAGCGTGActgccaccaccccaccaccatccccgACCTCAGGAGAAAGTGGTGACTTACTGAGTAACCTGTTGCAGAGTCCTGGTTCAGCCAAACTGTTGAATCAGCCAATCCCCATCCTTGATGCGGAGAGTGAGTATATCTGTTCCTTGGCCTTGGAGTGCCTGGCCCATCTCTTCAGTTGGATTCCTCTGTCTGCCAGCATCATCCCGTCCCTCCTTACCACCATCTTCCACTTTGCCTGCTTTGGCTGTGACATCCGGGCCAGAAAGATGGCATCGGTTAACGGCAGCAGCCAGAACTGTGTGTCGGGTCAGGAGTGCGGCCGGCTTGAGGTCCTGGCCATGTCCTGCATCAATGAACTCATGTCCAAGAACTGTGTGCCTGTGGAATTCGAGGACTACTTACTGCATATGTTCCAGCAGACTTTCCACCTCCTGCAGAAAATCACCAAGGATAACAATGCCCACACGGTGAAGAGAAGGCTAGAAGAACTCGATGAGAGCTACATCGAGAAGTTTACTGACCTTCTGCAGCTCTTTGTGAGTGTTCACCTAAGAAGAATCGAGTCCTACTCCCAGTTCCCCATGGTGGAGTTTTTGACAGTTTTGTTCAAATACACATTTCATCAGCCTACTCATGAAGGTTACTTCTCTTGTTTGGATATCTGGACGCTCTTTTTGGACTATCTGACAAGGAAAACGAAAAGCCGTCTGGGAGACAAGGAAGCAGTTCTCAACAGGTACGAAGACGCCCTAGTCCTCTTGCTCATGGAGGTGTTGAATCGAATCCATTTCAGATACAACTAGGCCCAGCTGGAGGAGTTGGATGACAAAACTCTGCATGACGATCAGCAGACAGAGTGGCAGTGGTACTTACGCCAGAGCTTGGAGGTAGTGGCCAAAGTGATGGAGCTCCTTCCCACACATGCCTTCTCAACACTGTTCCCAGTTCTTCAGGACAATTTAGAAGTTTATCTGGGGTCACAGCAGTTTATAGTTACTTCAGGGTCAGGACACAGGTTGAACATCACAGCAGAGAACGACTGCCAGCGGCTGCACTGTTCCCTGCGAGACCTGAGCTCCCTCCTGCAGGCTGTGGGCCACCTAGCCGAGTACTTCATCGGGGACGTGTTCGCAGTGCGCTTCAGCGACGCCCTCACGGTGGTGGAGAGGTTGGTCAAAGTCACTTTGTATGGATTTCAGATTAAATTGTACAACATTGAGACTGCCGTGCCATCAGTATTGAAGCCTGATCTCATTGACGTGCATGCTTAGCCCCTGGCTGCTCTGCAGGCTTACGCTCACTGGCTAGCACAGTACTGCAGCGAGGCTCATCGGCAGAATACGCAGCCGTTCGTTACGCTCATCTCCACCACCATGGATACAGTCACAGCTCTGATCAGCACCAAGGTCCGAGACAAATTGCTGCTATCTGCGTGCCATTCACTGGTCTCACTGGCCACCACTGTGCGAC TTCTGATCAGCATCCCTGCAGTACAGAAAGTATTCAACAGAATCACGGATGCCTCTACCCAGCAGCTTGTTGACAAGGCTCAGGTGTTGGTGTGCCGAGCCCTCTGTAACATCCTGTTGCTTCCATGGCCAAACATCCCAGAGAATGAGCAGCAGTGGCCTGTCCGCTCCATCAACCATGCCAGCCTCACCTCTGCGCTCTCTCGGGATTATTGCAACCTGAAGCCCAATGCTGTCGCCCCGCAGAGGAAGATGCCCCTGGATGACACCAAAGTGATTATCCACCAGACACTTAGTGTCTTAGAAGATATTGTGGAGAATATCTCTGGGGAATCCGCCAAGTCCCAACAGATCTCCTACCGGTCCCTGCAGGAATCCGTTCAAGTCTCCCCGGC CTTTCCAGCTTTTATCCATCAGTCAGATGTGTCTGATGAGATGCTAAGCTTCTTCCCCACTCTGTTTCGAGGCCTTAGAGTACAGATGGGCGTGCCTTTCACTGAGCAGATCATACAGACTTTCCTCAATATGTTTACCAGAGAACGGTTGGCCGAGAGCATCCTCCACGAAGGCAGTACTGGCTGCCGGGTGGTTGAGAAGTTCCTGAAGATCCTGCAGGTGGTGGTCCAGGAACCTGGCCAGGTGTTCAAGCCCTTCCTCCCCAGCATCATCTCCCTGTGCATAGAGCAGGTGTATCCCGTCATCACCGAGCGCCGCTCCCCTGATGTGAAGGCTGAGCTGTCTGAGCTCCTCTTCCAGATGCTCCATCACACCTGGAGGTGCTTCTTCAAGTCCACCGTCCTGGCCAGTGTCCAGAGGGGGATTGCTGAGGAGCAGCTGGAGAATGAGCCTCAGTGCAGTGCCATCATGCAGGCTTTTGGACAGTCCTTTCTCCAGCCTGACATCTAcctatttaaataaaatctctttTACTTGGAGACTCTCAACACCAAGCGGAAGCTGTACC AGAAGATCTTCCGGACCACCATGCTCTTTCAGTTTGTGAACGTGCTGCTCCAGATCCTGGTTCACAAGTCCCACGACCTCCTGCAGGAGGAGATTGGCATTGCCATTTACAGCATGGCCTCTGTGGACTTTGATGGCTTCTTCGCGGCCTTCCTCCCAGAGTTCCTGACCAGCTGTGATGGTGTGGATGCCAACCAGAAAAATGTGCTGGGGCGGAATTTCAAGATGGATGGGGACCTGCCCTCATTCACCCAGAATGTGCACAGCCTGGTCAACGACCTGCGTTACTACAGACTCTGCAACGACAGGCTGCCCCCCGGCACCGTGAAGCTCTAG